A genomic segment from uncultured Methanobrevibacter sp. encodes:
- a CDS encoding Zc3h12a-like ribonuclease — MKVIIDAANVAHFHKEEGSKAKLKNITLAVKALEEEGHDFLIIADASLRHNIDDKETFVRLVNDGIIDEVPVGTIADHYILDLAYEEDAKVLSNDKFRDFMSEFPDINSIRIPFSIQDNELVMGKAKKPKKVKNLLQNICDEILNELERKRWVVYKGKETTKFTPLNVAKQAILLLDESEQDNVSSKIEGIFSKLPMFDKVMEMVDDVETSVPYVIFVLVHPKDYKAAVKDAGNISVTVADRLRLVHKPLIAVRNDLFIKPGYFGLNIVLTDEVEDNPPYNIEIQTNTYDEVFIKKNSRNIASTIAGRLGSWKFPFVSVKPNMILEKPGEFEIYLEKNSKKKKDKD; from the coding sequence TTGAAAGTTATTATTGATGCAGCAAATGTTGCGCATTTTCATAAAGAGGAAGGCTCTAAAGCTAAATTAAAAAACATTACCTTAGCCGTAAAGGCATTGGAAGAAGAAGGTCATGACTTTTTAATCATAGCAGATGCTTCCTTGCGTCATAATATAGATGATAAGGAAACTTTTGTCAGATTGGTTAATGATGGAATCATTGATGAGGTTCCTGTAGGAACCATTGCAGACCATTACATTCTTGATTTGGCTTATGAAGAGGATGCAAAGGTATTGTCCAATGACAAGTTCAGGGATTTCATGTCTGAATTCCCAGACATCAACAGCATAAGGATTCCATTTTCAATTCAAGACAATGAATTGGTAATGGGAAAAGCCAAAAAACCTAAAAAAGTCAAGAATCTCTTGCAGAACATCTGTGATGAAATATTGAATGAACTTGAAAGAAAACGTTGGGTAGTCTACAAAGGAAAGGAGACAACCAAATTCACTCCATTGAATGTTGCAAAGCAAGCTATTCTCTTGCTTGATGAGTCTGAACAGGATAACGTTTCCTCAAAAATAGAAGGAATATTCTCTAAATTGCCAATGTTTGACAAGGTTATGGAAATGGTGGATGATGTTGAAACATCAGTCCCATATGTGATCTTTGTTCTTGTTCATCCAAAAGACTATAAGGCAGCTGTAAAGGATGCAGGTAACATTTCAGTAACTGTAGCGGACAGATTGAGATTGGTTCACAAGCCACTTATCGCAGTTAGAAATGACTTGTTCATCAAGCCAGGTTACTTTGGATTGAACATCGTCTTGACTGATGAGGTGGAGGACAATCCTCCATATAACATTGAAATCCAAACAAACACCTATGATGAGGTATTCATTAAGAAGAATTCAAGAAACATTGCAAGTACAATTGCAGGCAGATTAGGTTCCTGGAAGTTCCCATTCGTTTCAGTCAAGCCTAATATGATTCTTGAAAAGCCAGGTGAGTTTGAGATCTATTTGGAAAAGAATTCCAAGAAAAAGAAAGATAAGGATTAA